A section of the Archocentrus centrarchus isolate MPI-CPG fArcCen1 chromosome 20, fArcCen1, whole genome shotgun sequence genome encodes:
- the mrpl15 gene encoding large ribosomal subunit protein uL15m, translating to MSFPKKPGGKALDVLQNLPRITLANLRPEPGAKKADKRRGRGQHGGNRSGRGHKGERQRGNRPRLGFEGGQTPFYLVIPKYGFNEGHSRRPQYHPLTLKRLQYLIDLGRVDPTQPIDLTQLVNARGVTIQPLKRDYGVQLVDEGADIFAAKINIEVQRATEGAIAAVERNGGVITTSFYDPLSLDILIKPVPFFFRGQPIPKRLLPGEDMLPYYMSAENRGYLADPEKVQQARVALAQKYGYTLPDISKDELYHMLATRKDIRQIFFGLSPGWVVNMAEKKILKPTDEKLLKYYSS from the exons ATGTCTTTCCCTAAAAAACCAGGCGGTAAAGCGCTGGATGTTTTGCAGAATCTCCCGCGGATAACGCTAGCAAACCTGCGGCCTGAACCAGGAGCCAAAAAAGCT GATAAACGGCGGGGcagagggcagcatggtggcaacAGGAGCGGCAGAGGACACAAAGGAGAGCGGCAGCGAGGGAACCGGCCTCGGCTGGGCTTCGAGGGCGGCCAGACTCCCTTTTACCTGGTCATACCAAAATACGGATTCAATGAAGGGCACAG TCGGCGTCCACAGTACCACCCTCTGACGCTAAAACGACTGCAGTACCTGATCGATTTGGGACGAGTCGACCCGACTCAGCCGATAGACCTGACCCAGCTCGTCAATGCCAGAGGAGTCACAATCCAGCCCCTGAAGCGGGACTATGGAGTCCAGCTTGTTGATGAG GGCGCTGACATTTTTGCAGCAAAAATCAACATTGAGGTTCAGAGAGCGACTGAAGGAGCCATAGCTGCTGTTGAAAGGAATGGAGGGGTCATCACGACCAGTTTCTATGATCCTCTAAGTCTCG ATATTCTCATCAAGCCCGTCCCGTTTTTCTTCCGTGGGCAGCCCATTCCAAAGCGACTGTTGCCCGGGGAGGATATGCTCCCTTATTACATGAGTGCTGAAAACCGGGGTTACTTGGCAGACCCGGAAAAAGTCCAGCAGGCCCGGGTAGCCCTGGCACAGAAATATGGTTATACTCTGCCAGATATTTCAAAGGATGAACTGTATCACATGTTGGCCACGAGGAAGGATATTCGGCAGATCTTCTTTGGCCTCTCTCCAGGCTGGGTTGTTAATATGGCAGAGAAGAAGATTCTGAAACCAACTgatgaaaaactgctgaaatatTACAGTTCGTAG